In Perca fluviatilis chromosome 19, GENO_Pfluv_1.0, whole genome shotgun sequence, the genomic window CTCTTGATTAGAGTCCTTccctctattttttttcttggtgTTTTGCCAGCGGCTGCATGTGTTTCAGATGGATATCAAAAGTCATATCAGGAACTAATTACTACATTTCCTCCCGTATTGAACTGATAGGTCTTTTCCACGCTGGCTCTTGGTGGTGATTCCCGCTCTCTCCTGCAGATTCAAATACAGTAGCTGTTAGTCGCAATGTTTGCACGTCTGTCTGATTCATTTGACTTATTTGTCTGATCATACATGTTCATGtctaagtatgtgtgtgtgtggattgcAGCGTTCAGGCATTAACAGCTCAGACGTGGAGATGCTCACCCTCACCAACGTGACGGAGGCTGATGCTGGAGAGTATACCTGTAAAGTCTCCAATTATATAGGCGAGGCGAGCCAGTCGGGCTGGCTGACTGTCATCCCAGGTAACCCTCGAGACCTGACCCCACctaccctccctccccctcGGTGTGGTTTCCCGGGCTTCGTCCCTGACCTGCTGTGCTGTGGTGGTTCCTGCTGGTGGTCTCTTGGTGGTCCTAGGGTTCACAGACCTACTCTCCCCTAATGTTACACCCTTGTGTTTCAGCTGCTCCCTCCACTGCTGAGACTAGCGCAGCCATGGAAGCACTGGTTGGACCTGCATACCAACACTGAAATTGTCACAGCTAGCATCTCCCTTTCCCTTCTCTTGCGAGCTGTGTCGAGATGGTGTATGGTGTTGCAGAGCAGTGCTCTCCatgctctctgtgtttgtgtttgtgcatgtgtccaGTCCAACGTGTGGATTAGACTGGCTTCTATTAGCAGGTTCTGTTGGTGACGGGAAccttttttggggttttcatttttggtgtATTGGTTCTATTTTCTCATGTTTTGGTGGCGTACTGGGctctatctgtgtctgtgtttatgaaGCCTCCTGCTCCTCACCCATGAAAACTCCCAACATTCTTTGCTCTAGATGGGACCTCAACGATGGACGCCATCCAGCTCCTCTTATTTCTATCTTGGTGTTTTGGgtctcatttttttctttttctctctctgttctctcccgtctctctttctttttgctTTCCCGTTTCCCCTCTTCTCTTATCTTCgtccctctctttcttcatcttcccccccttcctcttcctcctcttctccttctccccAGACGGCAGGTGTTAACACCACAGATAAGGAGATAGAAGTTCTCTACTTGCCCAATGTAACAGTTGAAGATGCTGGGGAGTATACGTGCTTGGCGGGTAATTCTATTGGGATCTCCTTTCACACTGCTTCACTGACGGTGCTTCCAGGTATATACACTCGTATGCTgtccccttttttctttctctcagctTTTTCTAAAATGGTTGGATTATGTCATTTCAATGACCTCTGTGGAAGGCAAgtccccccaacccccaccccggAGTCTGAGGCACACAGCTAAAATATTAGATTACGGCGATGAACCAGCACAGTCAACATCCAAGACAATGTAACGTAAGAGCGGGGAGCATATACGTATTCTATAATATTATCTGGATTGGCGAGCTGTTGAAAGCTCAGAGCAGATAACGGGGTAGTTTGCAGACGACTTATTATAACTCTGAGACGGAAGTGGAGCTCCCAGAGCAGCTCGAGTGTCTCCAGACTCCAAAAGGAGGGGAGGGTTTGTCGCCcgctttctcttttccttctgtTACAGCTCCCTTTTGCACCTTGGGAAAAGTCTTTCAGTGCcacatttctcaaaatgttctCCACCCCTTCTCTGGCTCTGATAATTGGCTTCTTTTAAGATCCTTATTTCTCCTTGAAATAAAGATCGAAAGGTAAAGCTCAACACTCGCTTCAAGTTGGCTTGACTTTCTCAATTATCAGGGCCAAACCGCTCCGCTTCTATGCAGTTAATGAGTTGTGCATGTGAATGTTTGTCCACGTGTGTGTTCTCATTTATCAACTCGTTTTATCCTATTTTTGTCCGCTGCTGTATGTCTGGCCTGTAATTATGCATACCAAAGAATCGAATACATAAAACTTAGTGTACAAGTGCACAAGTTCACTCCAGGCTAAACAGACAAATGTTTCTGCTCAAGTTCTAGCCCGAAGTAGGGTGGGCATTAAATGAGATCGATGAGAGTAGTTGACTGTAGCCCACAGCAGACAACCAGTATAACCCCTCCCTTAATGTCATCAGCAGacgatagttttattttgtctgtaaacAATACAGCGTAATGATCACAGGCGAGCCATTTCCTCTGGGAGTAATATGTAATAGTTATTGCCCTGGATGTGCTCTATCTGCACTGATGGCGCCTTCGAGGCTGTggcttctctgtgtgtgcgctgtggTTTTTGGACCAGCAGATACAAGATAGACAGGAAAAAGGTTCCTATATGTAGCTTCACCTCCAGCTGGCTGGTTAGTTAGCTGTGCTGCACAAGAGCCTTGTTTGTGTCTGGAGGGTTATGCATTATGGAACAGTCCATTTcgatagcacacacacacacacactgacacacacaaactcagccAATTTCCTCGACAGGAAGTTCAGGCCATATACAACCACGAAGGACACCGCTCTCTCTTGTTTGCGATCTGAAGTGAAGCGCATATTGTTCCgctgtctgtgggtgtgtgtttgtgtttgtgctcgCGTGTCTCCAGCATTAGTACAGAATGCAGACATATGCAGGCCTGGTTGTACTGACTGAGTCAAGATTTTAAATCTGTTGAGACTGTTGAGTGttggttaaaataaaagtaGGCGTGCTGGTACCCTGGAAAGAAGAGCGAGAGAAGGATACTGCAAAATAATTTCTGTTTAGTTTGCTAGCTGATGGTGATTACATTTACGCATGAGTCATCTCCAGagcatctgtctctgtgtttgcctGTCTGATGCCCATGCGTGTCTATTCAAATGGAGAATGTGCCTGTCTGTCAcccgtacgtgtgtgtgtgtctgtgtatgtgtgtgtgtgtgtgtgtgtgtgtgtgtgtgtgtgagagagtgatcAGTGAGAGTCTTACTCTAACTTTCTTCCCCTGACCTCTGTCTCTGCTCACCCTTTATTTTCCTCAGCCCTCGAGAAATCCCCAGGGCCCATTTCCCCAGACTATGTGGAGATTGCGATATACTGCGCGGGCGTCTTCCTCATCGCCTGCATGGTGGGCATCGTGGTGGTGTGCCGCATGAGGAACACCGCAAAGAAACCCGACTTTGGGGGCCAGCCGGCGGTCCACAAACTGAGCAAGCAGATCCCTCTGCGCCGCCAGGTAACAGAAAGTAGATAAAGAGTTCTAAAGGCATTTAACACCCCTagaggagaaaaacacacactgcagaAATACAATGTCAGACAACAAACTTTACATAAATAGATATATAGGAGGCTAATGCTGAAAAACATCAAAGTTGCATGGATGATACACTTTTTAAAATACttgattaattaataatgaattaataatgAATAGAACTCCACACTCCATACTATATACTGTTGTGGTATTTTAAACAATCTACCTCCAGCCTCATTTAGAAGGCATGCATTTCTGTGCAAGTTAGCACTGCTGCCTGAAACTACAGccagagttttttttccctctgtgtGAGCCATGCTTTTCCCTCAAGGGAAACCAAAAGGTACAAAAAGTGTTGGATTACATTCTGCGGAGAGACTGATTCCTGTGTCAAGGTAAGGTTAAGGTGCAGCGAGGAGAGATGAGCCCCGGGGACAGTGGCGAGGCTGAATGATCCACACACATTCATCAAAATTACTGTTGTTGCTCGCTTCTTAATGATCATTGAAATGTAATCTCTGGGCCAGAGACAGACTCTACTGTAATGTTAAAGCATTAACCGTGGAAATTAAGAATATATTCATATTGATGTGTCATATTTACCAACATTCCTGGTCATTTCAATAAAAGTACCACAGTCAATTAGGCATATGCACATTTACTCCGACTCCTCTAGTGATGCCTTAGAGCTTTATCTGATCTGTGAACCCAGACTCCGGTGATCAGCCAATCTTTCTCATCCTGTAGGTGTCGGCAGACTCGAGCTCTTCCATGAACTCCAGTACGCCGCTGGTACGCATCACAACGCGGCGGAGCTCTGCGCACGATGATCCGATCCCTGAGTATGACCTTCCCCAGGATCCACGCTGGGAGTTTTCCCGAGACAGGTGAGGCTGTCTGTTTCTCATGCTCCTGATCACTTGTTATTTTGCATCAAAAACAAGTGTAACTATATGGcagatttcttttattttttttaaagaaaattctACTTTGGGATTCTGCTggttttattaaaattgttgttTGGCATTGAAAACAGTAATTATGATCTAGTCCTAATTGCAATGTTTTACCCTTTTACAAAAAGCAAAGTACATCATTATGTAAATCAGATTCAGCTGCTGCATAAAGCAttaaaaaacctttaaaatgcAGATCTGCTTTGCAGTGCCACTTTTATCCAAAAGGGGTATTCATTATAACACTCAGTATTCAAGGCCTGTAATTGGTGCCTGTTTGACAGTATGCATGATAACTTTCAGCGCTACACCTTTTGTGATTGTCCTCAATGCAAATACAGCTCATCTTTGGCTAACAAGATTCACTACAGTAGTCGATAACACCTACATAATGAGCATCTGTGTGATTGTATCTGGGCTGTTAAATGATCAGATAACTATTGTTCTAGGTAAAGAGTGACATTAACAATAATGACTAACTGCTGAATAATGGTTGTGGTGTCTGAGATAAATAGGTAGGCTACTTTCATCTGTTGTTGCTGTAGTAAAATGACCTGAACTTGGCGCCCTGCCCCATGCCTCTTCATTACAACTGCTGCTGcgtcacactctcactcacacacatgcttcTGATGGTAAGGAATGAAGCGGTGCTAATTACTGGTTAGCACTCGCAGCTTTCATCTGCATGTCTGGGCTAAGAGTGTTTGTTCGGTTTCATACCAGAAGAATTAGCACCACTGATGTTTGGATTTGTCACACAGTTGCTGCGACCGGTGATAAGCTTTCGGGTGGATTTAATAGGACAGCAAAGGATAGAGTAGTTTAATACCTACTTGAGGCCTTTGGTTTTGAAAGAAAAGAGGGAAATTCCCAAACCATGGACACGAAGGCCtgtcttctgttaaaaaaagtTGCTTGATCATAAATCCTACTATCACATtagtgaaaaaaacatttctgatgtaaaCCTAGACTCTCTTGTGTGCATGCAGAATGGCATTCTGGGGAAAAGTTGATTTGAAAAGTAGATTCTAATTGATGAACCCACCAAATGGGATGTTTTGTCTAGGCTGAATAAATgtctgtgtgcctctgtgtttgGGTCTTTATTCTTCGCCTGTCATCCCAGCGCCTGAGGGATCATGTTGGGATTGCAGAAAGCTGAGgaatgctaacggttgcggtttgCGTGGAGGAAAAATAACATTGATTATGTGCGGCTGGATGGACAGAATGGTTGCCATTGAGCGTGGTGAGTGCGTGGACAGATAGGGGATTGTGTTACTACGGCAGGGCGCTGGCCTCGGGCTCTAGGCTTTGCGGCATGCAGTGTGAGTGTTTACATAGCCAGGATACTGGGCCTTAGGGGTGGGGctacagctgtcaatcaaatgaAAAAGCACCAAGGTACACAGCTCGTTCAGGGGTCAGATAGGTGCAGAGGTTCTGATGGATAGTTGTGAAAGAGCGTGTCTGTATGTCTCCTCACTATATGAATCAGTGTAATATAGTTTGGACATACAGTTTAAAACACCAGCGATTGTGACATGGCTAACAATTGAATAGTACTTACATTTCCATCTGGTATTGTAGTCAGGCCCACTAGCGTTCCATCCATCACAGGCTAATGTGTCAGAGCTAAGCTAATCCCTGTGTAATGACTTGTAAAGAGTGTATATTGGAACATGCCAAGGCAGGGTAAACAGTTTAGAAATGAGTGCCTCTCCCTGGCTTTATCAGGTGATTATCGTTGCCATGTCTGCCTTCCTACCTACTGCCCTGGCACGGGCTTCAGTCACCACGCCAATAAagcactcacacagacacaatctgattgaaacagagagagtgatCTAGTAAAAGAAAATTCAAAGGGTGAGGTTGAGAAACTGGCATAGTGCCTGGTTTCATTACCTCTCTCGCTCTAACTAACCTGTTTATTTCTGCACAGGGAGCGAATCGATGCCACTGTCAGGTCAAGTCGATGagtttcagtttgtgtttcagCAGCCTAATAGTTTTTCTTGTTTCCCTTTTTGTGTCTGCTGTCTGGTGGCTGCAGGTTGACCCTGGGCAAGCCCTTAGGTGAAGGCTGCTTCGGCCAAGTTGTAATGGCAGAGGCACTGGGCATCGATAAGGACAAACCCAAGGAGGCTGTAACTGTCGCTGTCAAGATGCTGAAAGGTAAGTGATAGTCTCCTGCCGCTGCACAGTCACAGTGGGGTTGTAATGGTAAACGTCTGACTTAAATCAGACCACTGGGATAAGACGTACACTGCTTCATTATGTCTTGTGGGCAACCTGAGTGCATTTTATAGGTGATTTATGCTCCAGTGAGGGTTCAGCAAAGGTGCAAGGCGGAGCCTGGGGCTTTCGTTATTATTCGTTATTGGTGGTTGCTGAGTGACGGCTAGGGGGAGGCGGGTTGTTCAGGTAAGGGTTAGGGGCGGTCAATTACCTGACCCCAGAGCAGCAGCTGGCTGGAGCTCAATCAGCACCTACACAAAGAGGCAAGTCACACTAGCATATGATTAATGAAAGCAGCAGTAGGGGGCACTGGGTTGGTTTGGGGTTAGGAGTGGGGGGTGGTTAGATTAGGTAAAGCAGCAAGCTATTGGATCAACAATGGGAATCTGCTGTTTAGAATGACTCCAGGTAAGGTAATGGTGCAGAGGAATGCAGGCAATGCCATTCTGACTGACTGGATACCTCTACTGGCTCAATCAGTCCCATGAAAACGGAGCCTGTGCAGCAGATAATGAATCCAGATTGAACGTCTTtaattcctcctcctcctccctccccctggCACTGAAAGGATGCCTCTGTAGTCTGTGTGAGGAGCTTCCCTCGCTGCAGTAACTTAAGCCCACATTGTCTGTCAGCCGCACTTAATCAGAAGCACCTACAAAACAAGGTGTTGTCTCGCAGGGCAGCTACTGAGTCAAAGGGTTAAAGGGAAGGCGCGACTAGGGTATGTTTGTTTTGCTGAGTTTTCCCTGACAACCGACAATCCAACTTCTTCTGTTCTTAGATGACGCCACTGAGAAAGACCTGTCTGACCTGGTGTCAGAGATGGAAATGATGAAGATGATTGGCAAACATAAGAACATCATTAATCTTTTGGGTGCCTGTACACAAGACGGTGAGTAGGACAGGACACAACATGTCACATCATGAAGTACATTAGGAAAGGAATATACATACTTAGAATATTGTATCATTTGTTGATGCAGTATTCAGTGATCAGCCTTGTTAACTTTGTGTATAATGTACTAAAGGTGGCTGCACACAGTCATAACATGTTTCATCACACCACATCAGACATGTAGTGTAGGAAAAGGTGGCGGTAGAAGCCATTTGTATGTCATGTTGGATTTTAATTGGATGTGAAGATTGGATAAAGCTGAGCACTCTAAGaacgtttttattttcttctctcaAATCAGTGGAGCCATGATTGTGGGGAAATTGAAAagatataatatttttttcacaCCTAAGCACAGATTTTCAAATCCTGCAGAAAATGATGGTGGATTAAATTTGAGTTTTAGAAATGCACATAAATTCTGGGATGCAGCACTGGACAAGTCTGGCCATTTAGAAGGTGTTTTCCATACAGACTTCCTTGTGTTTTGGAACAGAATCCAGCATCAAATTtaaagtcttaaccttcaaacTAAAGGTGCCTCTTTCCTTATGTACTGTATTCCATTAAATAATCTCTCTGAATTTTATTCAGTGCCACTTTCTCTCAAAGGGAATAATTTATGACCATGTTCAAAAGGTAATGTGGGTCTTTTCTCTCCGCTGCAGGCCCCCTCTATGTGATAGTGGAGTACGCCTCCAAAGGCAACCTCAGGGAGTACCTCCGAGCCCGCCGGCCGCCTGGCATGGAGTACTCCTATGACATCGCCCGTGTCTCAGACGAACAGCTTACTTTCAAAGATCTGGTCTCCTGCACTTATCAGGTGGCACGGGGCATGGAGTATCTAGCATCACAGAAggtaaggacacacacacacacacacacacacacacacacacacacacacacacacacacacacacacacacacacacacacacacacacacacacacacacacacacacacacaaaatgtcctGTTCTCACATCAGTTTCCTGCTGGCGGCCTTGACAGATCACTGTGCCAGTACACAGCATTTGATGTGCTGTATCCGGGAAGGTTTTACGTAGGAAAGCGTGCTTGTGCGTCACTGTGGGAATATTGTCTCCTAAAAACACTTCTCTGACCCCCTGCCCAATCCCTGCATTGTCTCTCATACCATGACAAAAGCCTCTCTGTGGAGAAGAACTGCGAGTTTTCACAATGGGGGTACGGCCATGTTGGCCAAACGCAGCCTCACGCTCCCTCTCACTGTTGGAATGTGACAGAGCTTACTGTCTCTctcacgcacatacacacacacacacacacacacacacatacttgaaCATGCGTGCTGATGCACAGAAACGACTTGGACCATATATGTGCTAAAGTATGTGAGGAATCCTTACTTATCCAGACATGCTCACGTTGGTGCAGTCATTGTGGCGTCATGTTATGCAGTCAAGTGCTACCTCTGTGCAGTAGATTTCTGGATGATTACATGCACCACAAACATCTTAACACAAATTAAGTATATACCAGTTTGAAAGTTGATTTATTTTCGGCATGAGGTAACTGTCTTATTCTTCTCTTCCCCTCACTTTTTCCACTCTGACCTCCCCTCTTTTCCCTTCTTCTTTTCTCCCTCCCCTCACATTCCTCACTCTCTCCATCCCAGTGTATACACAGAGACCTGGCAGCCAGGAACGTCCTGGTCACAGAAAGCAACTTCATGAAGATCGCTGACTTCGGCCTGGCCAGGGACGTCCATAACATCGACTACTATAAAAAGACGACCAATGTGAGTCCTCAACCTGCGCGGCACGCATTGAGGGAGAGGAATTTTTTTGAGAGCCGCAGTGCGAGATCAGTCTATTCGTCCCTCTCTTTTTTCAAATTCCCTTCCCTCATCTTTCTATTCCACTCTTTCCCTCGGCTGGTGTCTTGGCAGAAGCTGCAGGTTCCCAGGCAAGCCTGTGAATGTAGTGCTTCTGGAGACTCTGCCTTGTTTATCCCTCAGTCTCTTGTTCCTTTAGTTCCAAAGACACTTATACAATTAgccagaaagagagacaaagtgaGAGGGGAGCGGCTTAAACATAATTGACATTTCCATAGTGGCCCAGTGGTGTCTTTTCTTTCCCACCACAGAGCAGCATTGCCTGCACATCCTCATTTAGTATGCATGGATGGCTTTTCATCGCATGCACAATCATGCTGAGAACTagctgacaacaacaacaaaaacaatatgCAATGAGGTTGATGGCAATGATGATTAGGACAGTGACAGCACAACAATGATGAGCACTTAATGACAAACTAATCAAGACAGAGCCATCATTGTAGAgacacatttgttttattttttcttcaataTGATTGGTGCggaattttttttacagtggccTTATTATTGTTTAATATCCGTCATATTATCCTGTTAAAATGTATTGTAGGTGCACACAAAGCATCTTTATGTAATAAAGGAACACCtacaatataatttttttacagACATATATTCTAGTATAGTATAGTTTCTTACCATTTTCCTTGCATATTACTGATGTTGTTAGTAGTAAGCTTTCCCCCATTAGTATTTAAGGATGCTGAAAAATCAGTTTTATAAGGATTTATTTAGGTGTTCTCCCTCCATTTAATAATTCAGAGTGTCTGATGAGATTATTCTTGCCATTAACCTTCCACACAGATATTGACCAAGGCCGCCTTGTCAGCTATGCTTAGCAGAACAATGTTTTAATGGCACAAGGAGATAAACTCCCTCCTTCATCTGTGACCCTGTTTATCAGCTCTATGGCTTAAACAATGTAAACGTTCCTCTGGGAAATCCTCCTCCCAGACAGTCGCTCTAGTGCCTAATTCCCCAGGCTGCTTTCACGTATCGGCCTTTTTCAGGAGTAATGAGATCTCCCAGCAGTGaatgaattcaaacatgctTATCAGGCCAAAAATTAAGGGTTGCGTGTAGATTTAGTTTGACCTCTTACATGTTTGTGTCCCCTAGGGTCGCCTCCCGGTAAAATGGATGGCTCCAGAGGCGCTGTTTGACCGGGTCTACACACACCAGAGTGATGTGTAAGTATATGACAAACTGTTTATGTGTTCCACAACCACAAttacatgataaaaaaaaaaaaatccatttacACACATCAGTGATGCAATTAAACCTTCTCATACAGTAAAACACACAATCACTGCTGTTTTTAAGATTTAATTTGAAGCCAAGCTGTTTGCTTGTAGCCTGCTGTCAGATTCAGAGAGTTGTTTTTCAGGGAGCGGGTGAGGTGTTTTGGTGCAGCGCTGGTGATTGTTAGGTGGGGGGTGGCTGCCTATAGGGGGCCAGCACTGGCCAGTCTGTGGCAAAAGTGAGGATTTCACGCTAGACTTGTAGCCAATGCCGTGTTACTAATCTGACCGGCTTCAAAGGGCCCTAGAACAAGCCCATGGCCCACCAGCGCCTCCTCCCCCACCGACTCACCCCTCGCTCCTCCGGCTCTGCTCGGCTCGGAAGTCTCCCCTCCTTTTGGGCCTCCACACATGTCTAAACGCAACAATACCGCAGCCCTCCAGTGCGGGCCTCATCCTCCTACACCCTCCTCCTTTAACCCCCTGCCATCCCCCTCTTCACTCTCCTCTTCTCATTCAGCAACACTTTGAACATGTGGCTCATCGTTTTGGAGCCGTTCCATGATCAAaataatgcccccccccccctcctttcacCGTTCTTATTTTTATTCATCTGGTATGTGAATTCCTGAcccgtctctgtctctctctctctctctctctctctctctctctctttttaagtTCAAGAGTACTCATTCTAAAAACAGAACAAAGGAAGAGCGTCCCTCTCTTTTTGGTGTTTGAGTCTTATGCGTTCTGACAACGTTGTTTGAAGTTTCTGCTCCAGACACTGGCGGCAGAAAGTGTATGTGGCAATTAGATAAATGCCTCACATGCTGACCCCTGGGAAAggagattttgtgtgtgtgtgtgtgtatgagtcataCACCAGTAGCACACTAAACATAGCGCTCATCCAGTTAAGCACTTGGATAGAGGATCCCTCtactgtctgtgttgtgtgtgtgtgtgtgtgtgtgtgtgtgtatgtgtgtgtttgtgtaaataaaatgtgtatatacacaTTATGCCCTTCATGTTCCATGGCGCAGCACCAATCAATAACCTGGGGGAGTACAGGGGGCTAAATGTGGGGGTGCGGGCATGAAGTGGCTACTGTAGCCCTTTCTCTCAGCTCACTGCTAATTATGTTTCATCACTCACTTTTAGTAATTGGCTTTTTCACATAGCGCATGAAGGGAGAAGGAAGATGAGGAGAGGCGTTGGGGAGGTGGAGGGCAGTGGGCTCACACTCAAACATCACTAGAAGCGTAGGGCGATCCATACATGACATCAGattaaatgaatacatgaatTCCAATGAAACTCGCCACTTGCTGTTTTGACAAATGGGCCCAGGGGACTCAGCTCTGGCTGGCTTAGGTAGAGTTGTGGTTCAAGCTCAGAAAGATGATATCATTGGTGGAGGCAAACTATGGGCGGCCTGATCATTTAGCTCTAGTTCCTATACAACGTTTCAGAGTCTTGAATCTTCATATTTGGATGAGAGCCACTGAAGTATGTACATGTGTTGACtggttttctgacatttgtattcatgttgCTTTCAGTCAATACTGAGAACGTACAACCTAACTGCTTGAGATATGAATGTAATGAGATTTGAATGCGACTCCAGAATATGAACCATTCTAATAGAGTCCCTTTTATACTGATCGGTAGTTTATGCAGTTGGCTGGAATACATAATTGCACACTATAAGGCCGGATGCCAGGTCAGTTAAAGTGACCCGAAGcatgttggtttgtttatttgGTGAGTCAAGGTTGGTTGCAGGTGGACTGCAACACAGCAACAGATTGACAAGCACTGAGAGACGGTTACAAAGTAGCCCAGAAAGGGGATGAGTGTGTCAACAAGTGGAGAGATACAACGCAGTgatagaggagagaaaaaacccAGGGCTGGTTGTGTAAACAGATGGAGGAGCTGATTAACGCCCCAACCTGCCTGTCCATGCCTTTTTTCCTGGTTGGACCACTAACATGGCCTGTGGCTGCCCGATGCGTACGCACAGATTAGCGTTTGTAAGCGTGTCTGCATGTTATAATAGAGCCTTTGTGTGGACATGAATCAAGCATGCTGTCAGTGCAAGAATTATTCATTTGAGACACTGTGGATCCACACTCTCACATATAAACATACAGTGTGACAGTGACGGAAATCAGCGGCGTGGAATCACTGATATTAAACAAGTAAGGATGAGGAAGTAGTTAATAGTTAATAGTCACTAGCCATCTCTgggcctctccttcctcttttgTCTGCCGTGGGTGGTCCACTGTTTGTTTTGGTGTGGTGTGACTGGACAATGCCAGCCTGTGTGACTGGCACAAAAGCCATCATTGAGATCAGCGCCAGAGTGGCACTGGGAGCGAGTTCGCGCCACAAGCCACCGGATGGCAGAAAGAGGGCATTGACACCACTGCGGTCACACTGTTGAAGTTGTTTCCAAACTTTATCCAAGTAACTCTATGTAAATTATCTGTAGGTTAAAAGAAAGTGACACTCAATGGGCctaatgttatttaaaatatatatctgtggtcgttttttttttgtctcaacaGCTGGTCATTTGGGGTGCTGATGTGGGAGATCTTCACCCTAGGGGGCTCCCCCTACCCTGGCATCCCTGTTGAAGAGCTCTTCAAGTTGCTCAAAGAGGGACATCGCATGGACAAGCCTGGCAACTGCACCAACGAGCTGTAAGAGTCTtagttttgctttttttccttcCAAATTTACATCCACCCTAACCACACCGTCTCCCAAATACACACTAGCTCTTACACCCGACTCTTAATGCCATCCCAGTCTTTATCAGATCCATGACTCCGGGGCTCTATGTCC contains:
- the fgfr2 gene encoding fibroblast growth factor receptor 2 isoform X4, whose translation is MGSVSRGRWRRGIWGALAPTNGMASWAWLLAAVLLSLLTVSVARPPLTATKEEEATLEPEDAISSGDDEDDTERSEDTGADGKQISAPYWTSSAKMEKKLHAVPAANTVKFRCAAEGHPTPKLRWLKNGRPFRQEDRMGGYKVRTQHWTLIMESVVPSDKGNYTCLVENEFGSINHTYTLDVVERSPHRPILQAGLPANTTVHVGEDARFVCKVYSDAQPHIQWLKHITQNGSRYGPDGHPYVRVLKTAGVNTTDKEIEVLYLPNVTVEDAGEYTCLAGNSIGISFHTASLTVLPALEKSPGPISPDYVEIAIYCAGVFLIACMVGIVVVCRMRNTAKKPDFGGQPAVHKLSKQIPLRRQVTVSADSSSSMNSSTPLVRITTRRSSAHDDPIPEYDLPQDPRWEFSRDRLTLGKPLGEGCFGQVVMAEALGIDKDKPKEAVTVAVKMLKDDATEKDLSDLVSEMEMMKMIGKHKNIINLLGACTQDGPLYVIVEYASKGNLREYLRARRPPGMEYSYDIARVSDEQLTFKDLVSCTYQVARGMEYLASQKCIHRDLAARNVLVTESNFMKIADFGLARDVHNIDYYKKTTNGRLPVKWMAPEALFDRVYTHQSDVWSFGVLMWEIFTLGGSPYPGIPVEELFKLLKEGHRMDKPGNCTNELYMMMKDCWHAISSHRPTFKQLVEDLDRILTLNTNEEYLDLCAPAEQYSPSFPDTRSSCSSGDDSVFSHDPLPDEPCLPKYQHVNGNVKT